In Mercurialis annua linkage group LG6, ddMerAnnu1.2, whole genome shotgun sequence, the following are encoded in one genomic region:
- the LOC126687003 gene encoding exocyst complex component SEC10b, with product MKDSRDGDRVSKSPSVGALPLILDVDDFKGEFSFDALFGNLVNELLPSFQEEEADSAEGHGNIGGNDVLANGHNRVPSDAGKFSQGHSPLFPEVDSLLSLFRDSCRELIDLRKQVDGKLSNLRKDVSVQDSKHRKTLAELEKGVDGLFDSFARLDSRISSVGQTAAKIGDHLQSADAQRDTASQTMELIKYLMEFNGSPGDLMELSPLFSDDSRVAEAATIAQKLRSFAEEDIGRQGISVASDMGNATASRGLEVAVANLQDYCNELENRLLARFDAASQRRELSTMAECAKILSQFNRGTSAMQHYVATRPMFIDVEVMNADTRLVLGDQGSQASPSNVARGLSSLYKEITDIVRKEAAMITAVFPSPNDVMSILVQRVLEQRVTALLDKLLVKPSLMNLPPLEEGGLLLYLRMLAVAYEKTQELARDLRAVGCGDLDVEGLTESLFSSHKDDYPEQEQASLRQLYRAKMEELRAESQQLSESTGTIGRSKGASVASSHQQISVTVVTEFVRWNEEAISRCTLFSSQPTTLAANVKSVFTCLLDQVGQYITEGLERARDSLTEAAALRERFVLGTIVSRRVAAAAASAAEAAAAAGESSFRSFMVAVQRCGSSVAIVQQYFANSISRLLLPVDGAHAASCEEMATAMSSAEGAAYKGLQQCIETVMAEVERLLSAEQKATDYRSPDDGIAPDHRPTTACTRVVAYLSRVLETAFTALEGLNKQAFLSELGNRLHKGLLTHWQKFTFNPSGGLRLKRDITEYGEFVRSFNAPSVDEKFELLGITANVFIVAPESLSTLFEGTPSIRKDAQRFIQLREDYKSAKLASKLSAMLT from the exons ATGAAAGACAGTAGAGATGGTGATAGAGTGTCAAAATCTCCATCAGTTGGCGCCCTTCCACTGATTCTTGATGTCGATGACTTTAAG GGCGAATTCTCGTTTGATGCATTATTTGGCAACTTAGTGAATGAACTGCTCCCATCTTtccaagaagaagaagcagattCAGCAGAAGGGCATGGGAATATTGGCGGGAATGATGTTTTAGCAAATGGACATAATAGAGTGCCTTCCGATGCTGGAAAATTTTCACAAGGGCATTCACCTTTATTTCCTGAAGTAGATTCTCTCTTATCCTTGTTTAGAGATTCTTGTAGAGAGTTAATTGATCTTCGAAAACAG GTTGATGGAAAGCTTTCTAATCTAAGAAAGGATGTTTCTGTCCAAGATTCTAAGCATCGTAAGACACTTGCTGAA CTGGAAAAAGGTGTAGATGGGTTGTTCGATAGCTTTGCAAGGTTGGATTCACGTATTTCAAGTGTTGGACAGACTGCTGCAAAAATTGGAGACCATTTGCAG AGTGCAGATGCTCAGCGGGACACAGCCAGCCAAACAATGGAGCTCATAAAG TACTTGATGGAGTTCAATGGAAGTCCAGGCGATTTAATGGAACTTTCGCCTTTGTTTTCAGATGACAGCCGTGTTGCTGAGGCTGCCACAATTGCGCAGAAATTAC GTTCCTTCGCTGAGGAGGATATTGGAAGACAAGGCATTTCTGTAGCATCGGATATGGGGAATGCAACTGCCAGCAGAGGATTAGAAGTTGCAGTTGCTAATCTTCAGGATTACTGCAATG AATTGGAGAATAGATTGTTGGCTCGTTTTGATGCAGCATCACAGAGAAGAGAGTTATCTACCATGGCAGAATGTGCTAAAATTTTATCTCAG TTCAACAGGGGCACCAGTGCTATGCAACATTATGTTGCGACACGTCCGATGTTCATTGATGTGGAAGTTATGAATGCAGACACCAGATTGGTTCTCGGTGACCAGGGTTCTCAAGCAAGCCCCAGTAATGTTGCTCGTGGTCTTTCTTCATTGTACAAAGAAATTACAG ATATTGTTCGTAAAGAAGCAGCCATGATTACAGCAGTATTTCCTTCTCCTAATGATGTCATGTCAATTTTAGTCCAG AGAGTTTTAGAGCAGCGAGTTACAGCTCTCTTGGACAAATTATTAGTAAAACCGTCTCTCATGAATTTACCTCCATTGGAAGAAGGCGGACTTCTATTA TATCTTAGAATGTTAGCAGTGGCATATGAAAAGACTCAAGAACTTGCTAGAGACCTACGAGCTGTGGGGTGTGGTGACTTGGATGTTGAGG GTCTCACAGAATCTCTGTTTTCTTCTCATAAGGATGATTATCCTGAACAGGAACAGGCTTCTCTTAGACAGCTATATCGAGCAAAG ATGGAAGAATTGCGTGCTGAGAGCCAGCAGCTCTCTGAGTCAACAGGGACAATTGGACGATCCAAAGGAGCTTCTGTAGCATCTTCCCACCAACAGATATCTGTTACTGTTGTGACAGAATTTGTGCGTTGGAATGAAGAAGCAATATCAAGATGCACTCTCTTCTCATCTCAA CCCACTACTCTTGCAGCCAATGTAAAGTCGGTGTTCACTTGCTTGCTAGACCAA GTTGGGCAATACATAACAGAAGGTCTTGAACGGGCTAGAGACAGCCTGACTGAAGCTGCAGCTTTGAGGGAAAGGTTTGTTCTGGGAACAATTGTTAGTAGAAGGGTGGCTGCTGCAGCTGCTTCCGCT GCAgaagctgctgctgctgctggtgAGAGCAGTTTCCGATCTTTCATGGTTGCTGTACAACGGTGTGGAAGTAGCGTGGCTATAGTTCAGCAA TATTTTGCAAATTCTATATCGAGACTCTTGCTACCTGTTGATGGTGCACATGCAGCTTCTTGTGAAGAAATGGCAACAGCTATGTCCAGTGCAGAGGGTGCTGCTTATAAAGGGCTTCAACAATGCATTGAAACTGTCATGGCCGAG GTGGAGAGATTGCTATCAGCTGAACAGAAGGCAACAGATTACCGGTCACCTGATGATGGAATTGCTCCAGATCATCGACCTACAACTGCTTGCACAAG AGTTGTGGCATATCTTTCACGTGTGCTTGAGACGGCATTCACTGCATTAGAGGGTCTTAACAAACAAGCGTTCCTGTCTGAATTG GGGAATCGCTTGCATAAAGGGCTGCTTACACATTGGCAGAAATTCACTTTTAACCCCAG TGGAGGACTGCGGCTGAAACGTGACATAACTGAGTATGGAGAATTTGTCCGGAGTTTTAATGCTCCTTCTGTTGATGAGAAATTTGAATTGCTGGGCAT AACGGCTAATGTATTTATTGTAGCGCCTGAAAGTCTCTCCACTTTGTTTGAGGGTACCCCCAGCATCCGTAAAGATGCTCAAAG GTTTATTCAGCTTAGAGAGGACTACAAGAGTGCAAAACTTGCATCCAAGCTTAGCGCCATGCTGACATAA